The Corallococcus soli genome contains a region encoding:
- a CDS encoding LLM class flavin-dependent oxidoreductase, with amino-acid sequence MRLDIFSEMQHPKEHWTGPDHEHRLIQETLEQARLADELGYGVWWQVEHHGAVEFSYSSAPEIMLTAIATSTKNIHVGHSSVLAPTRFNHPIRIAERSAFIDHLSGGRFQLGLARSTIPEWRTFNIEPDSTRGQMQQSFELLPKLWTQDRVSWNSPDIQLNDVTVIPKPYRKPHPPLWQACSSPASFEQAGRNGVGALGVTLWASPEQVAEMIHIYREAQRTRCEPVGEFVNNQVAFFTFVHCADSEREAMENGAAKAAAWYTAGSFTFFEAKDAFVKTAAELEALAKDPAGGGLTGQYVRSKNPNAPQSQAQRLLGRIMSGESVPDEQVWEVLSGQDSLIVGTQDQVRTRLKRYEALGIDALMSFHQVGALTHDKVMKSIRLTGALIPEFRTPAAP; translated from the coding sequence ATGCGGCTCGATATCTTTTCGGAGATGCAGCACCCGAAGGAGCACTGGACGGGACCGGACCACGAACACCGGTTGATCCAGGAGACGCTGGAACAGGCGCGGCTGGCGGATGAGCTGGGGTACGGCGTCTGGTGGCAGGTGGAGCACCACGGCGCGGTGGAGTTCAGCTACAGCTCGGCGCCGGAGATCATGCTCACGGCCATCGCCACGAGCACGAAGAACATCCACGTGGGCCACTCGTCGGTGCTGGCGCCGACGCGCTTCAACCACCCCATCCGCATCGCGGAGCGGTCGGCCTTCATCGACCACCTGAGCGGGGGGCGCTTCCAGCTGGGGCTGGCGCGCAGCACCATCCCGGAGTGGCGCACCTTCAACATCGAGCCGGACTCCACGCGCGGGCAGATGCAGCAGTCCTTTGAGTTGCTGCCGAAGCTGTGGACGCAGGACCGCGTCTCCTGGAACAGCCCCGACATCCAGCTCAACGACGTCACCGTCATCCCGAAGCCGTACCGCAAGCCGCACCCGCCGCTGTGGCAGGCGTGCTCCAGCCCTGCTTCGTTCGAGCAGGCGGGGCGCAACGGCGTGGGGGCGCTCGGGGTGACGCTCTGGGCCTCGCCGGAGCAGGTCGCGGAGATGATCCACATCTACCGCGAGGCGCAGCGCACCCGCTGTGAGCCGGTGGGCGAGTTCGTCAACAACCAGGTCGCCTTCTTCACCTTCGTCCACTGCGCGGACAGCGAGCGCGAGGCGATGGAGAACGGCGCCGCGAAGGCCGCGGCCTGGTACACGGCGGGCTCCTTCACCTTCTTCGAAGCGAAGGACGCCTTCGTCAAGACGGCCGCGGAGCTGGAGGCGCTGGCGAAGGACCCCGCGGGCGGCGGGCTGACCGGGCAGTACGTGCGCAGCAAGAACCCGAACGCGCCCCAGTCCCAGGCGCAGCGCCTGCTGGGCCGCATCATGTCCGGCGAGAGCGTGCCGGACGAGCAGGTGTGGGAGGTGTTGAGCGGGCAGGACTCGCTCATCGTCGGGACCCAGGACCAGGTGCGCACGCGGCTGAAGCGCTACGAGGCGCTGGGCATCGACGCGCTCATGTCCTTCCACCAGGTCGGCGCCCTGACGCACGACAAGGTCATGAAGAGCATCCGCCTCACGGGGGCGCTCATCCCGGAGTTCAGGACGCCCGCGGCGCCGTAG
- a CDS encoding aminotransferase class III-fold pyridoxal phosphate-dependent enzyme, which produces MPDGVSAKAAARGLLAVEGGVSLESLAPPLREAVRGLLPLVRRSDGPGSAYARVAEVLGEAGVRAALEGLATALRDLGLAADSALVGELLDDGRPRKDLSRDAYDAHREWGLSLLTHGHRAFSEGRFLLEQLAVSGPAARQVDVGEAPDATRARFEAALARFAPSLRVLTYTGSGSDAVNAVYEIARRCGEKRLQPHARGTGEAPSPGVAFFTRSYGGGRGPSREMNFMGWPDLRKVGPSPYRMTSPALDGSEPTEARLREVQALEEQALERIRELASDARTPLGAILIEVTQGPGGVLTFRADFLRRLRTLADALAVPIIADEVLTCGGRTGRFFAYEHFDFVPDFVTFAKGLQVNGIAAVERPGQQEAQRIDSLGDDVGVAHPVDFLKAARVLRVLEEERLVERATVVGRRVSQLLGTIQQWHGHPREVGVAGAMLNWRRPPEVTYLIIKNPDAPIPFGEREPLVRERMHFALDITADALARMFWVASRWQEVGGGVPPVELLANVLGEPFDLSEEQPHLEPGPVDFDARQVALATLMVRGGLSAGDLDPRLRPWVEQLRQTGANLPFTREAEVLAYRLVRALGRQAVAGALESLAAVVAKGVVRPAPPRSHVPVLHAEHPAFRRGAFTLQALLDAGQNRSLALGEDSPSRARTRFEKALRDAVPGLHPVEPANDAAEALRCMFEIARELGLRRMGAGAAGEPRPAFFLGSRGAGRGPGAALRSEAHALRAGAASLAAYALPDVTLRPADLHDERASSRVEADEHAALARIRHLASHPEHPLGAVYLESLRTGRELRVYRPEFLRRLRALADELRLPLIADELDTAGGRAGTFFAFQRTALEPDYVVYGGLPQHGIAFLPRDGNDFLRIPNLGLTTAGGTAADYHASAEVLAVLQEEHLMERALQAEQRALREGRAAFGAWMEHCGEVVTQPLDLLPPSA; this is translated from the coding sequence ATGCCAGACGGGGTTTCCGCCAAGGCCGCCGCGCGCGGGCTCCTGGCGGTCGAAGGAGGCGTGTCCCTGGAGTCGCTGGCCCCGCCGCTCAGGGAGGCGGTGCGGGGGCTCCTTCCGCTCGTCCGTCGTTCGGACGGTCCGGGCTCCGCGTATGCGCGGGTCGCGGAGGTCCTGGGAGAGGCAGGCGTCCGCGCCGCCCTGGAAGGATTGGCGACCGCGCTGCGGGACCTGGGCCTAGCGGCCGACAGCGCGCTGGTGGGTGAGCTGCTGGACGACGGCAGGCCGCGAAAGGACCTCAGCCGCGACGCGTACGACGCGCACCGCGAATGGGGCCTCTCGCTCCTGACCCACGGCCACCGCGCCTTCAGCGAAGGGCGGTTCCTGCTGGAGCAGCTCGCGGTCTCCGGTCCCGCGGCACGGCAGGTGGACGTTGGGGAAGCCCCTGACGCGACGCGGGCGCGCTTCGAGGCGGCGCTCGCTCGCTTCGCGCCGAGCCTCCGGGTCCTCACCTATACCGGCAGCGGAAGCGACGCCGTCAACGCGGTGTATGAGATTGCCCGGCGCTGCGGCGAGAAGCGGCTCCAGCCCCACGCTCGCGGCACGGGAGAAGCCCCCAGCCCGGGGGTGGCCTTCTTCACGCGCTCTTATGGAGGAGGCCGGGGGCCGTCGCGGGAGATGAACTTCATGGGGTGGCCGGACCTCCGCAAGGTCGGGCCCTCGCCGTACCGGATGACGTCGCCCGCGCTGGACGGCTCCGAGCCCACGGAAGCGCGCCTGCGGGAGGTCCAAGCCCTGGAGGAGCAGGCCCTGGAGCGGATCCGCGAGCTGGCCTCGGATGCGAGGACGCCGCTGGGCGCCATCCTGATTGAGGTCACGCAGGGGCCTGGCGGCGTGCTGACCTTTCGCGCGGACTTCCTGCGGCGCCTCCGGACCCTGGCGGACGCCCTGGCGGTGCCCATCATCGCGGACGAGGTCCTCACCTGTGGCGGGCGCACGGGCCGCTTCTTCGCGTACGAACACTTCGACTTCGTCCCCGACTTCGTCACGTTCGCCAAGGGCCTCCAGGTCAATGGCATCGCGGCGGTGGAGCGGCCGGGACAGCAGGAAGCCCAGCGCATCGACAGCCTGGGGGATGACGTCGGCGTCGCGCACCCGGTGGACTTCCTGAAGGCAGCGCGGGTCCTCCGCGTCCTGGAGGAGGAGCGGCTGGTGGAGCGCGCCACGGTGGTGGGGCGGCGGGTCTCCCAGTTGCTGGGGACCATCCAGCAATGGCATGGACACCCCCGCGAGGTGGGCGTCGCCGGGGCAATGCTGAACTGGCGCCGCCCCCCGGAAGTCACCTACCTGATCATCAAGAATCCCGATGCGCCCATCCCGTTCGGGGAGCGCGAGCCCCTGGTGCGTGAGCGCATGCACTTCGCGCTCGACATCACGGCGGATGCGCTCGCGCGGATGTTCTGGGTCGCCAGCCGGTGGCAGGAGGTTGGTGGAGGTGTCCCTCCGGTGGAGCTGCTCGCGAACGTCCTGGGGGAGCCCTTCGACCTGAGCGAGGAACAACCCCACCTGGAGCCCGGCCCCGTCGACTTCGATGCCCGGCAGGTCGCGCTCGCCACGCTGATGGTGCGGGGGGGCTTGTCCGCCGGGGACCTGGACCCGCGGCTGCGCCCCTGGGTCGAACAGCTCCGCCAGACGGGAGCGAACCTGCCCTTCACGCGAGAGGCGGAGGTGCTGGCCTACCGTCTGGTGCGAGCCCTGGGAAGGCAGGCCGTGGCGGGGGCGCTGGAGTCGCTCGCGGCCGTGGTCGCGAAGGGCGTGGTGCGGCCCGCGCCGCCCCGGAGCCATGTGCCGGTGCTCCACGCCGAGCATCCCGCGTTTCGTCGCGGCGCGTTCACGCTCCAGGCGCTGCTGGACGCGGGGCAGAACCGCTCCCTCGCGCTGGGAGAAGACTCACCCTCCCGGGCGAGGACCCGCTTCGAGAAGGCGCTCCGGGACGCCGTGCCGGGGCTGCACCCCGTGGAGCCCGCCAACGATGCAGCAGAGGCGCTGCGGTGCATGTTCGAGATCGCGCGCGAGCTGGGCCTCCGCCGGATGGGCGCGGGCGCCGCCGGAGAGCCCCGGCCCGCGTTCTTCCTGGGGAGCAGGGGCGCGGGACGAGGTCCCGGCGCCGCGCTCCGCTCGGAGGCGCACGCGCTGCGGGCCGGCGCCGCCTCCCTGGCCGCCTACGCGCTTCCAGACGTCACGCTCCGCCCCGCCGACCTCCACGACGAACGGGCGTCGTCGCGGGTGGAGGCGGACGAGCACGCCGCGCTCGCACGGATCCGCCACCTGGCGAGCCATCCGGAGCATCCGCTGGGGGCCGTCTACCTGGAGTCGCTCCGGACCGGACGCGAGCTGCGCGTCTACCGCCCGGAGTTCCTGCGCCGGTTGAGGGCGCTCGCGGATGAGCTCCGGCTGCCGCTCATCGCGGATGAGCTGGACACGGCGGGAGGCCGCGCCGGCACCTTCTTCGCGTTCCAGCGCACGGCCCTGGAGCCGGACTACGTCGTCTACGGAGGCCTGCCCCAGCACGGCATCGCCTTCCTGCCTCGCGACGGGAACGACTTCCTGCGCATCCCGAACCTCGGGCTGACGACCGCCGGAGGCACGGCCGCCGACTATCACGCCTCCGCCGAGGTGCTCGCGGTCCTCCAGGAAGAGCACTTGATGGAGCGCGCCCTCCAGGCCGAACAGCGCGCCCTCCGCGAAGGCCGCGCCGCCTTCGGCGCCTGGATGGAGCACTGTGGAGAAGTCGTCACGCAGCCGCTGGACCTGCTGCCGCCCTCCGCGTGA
- a CDS encoding diaminopimelate decarboxylase family protein, whose product MTPIDGLALAREFGTPLHVIDREALLQNARTLKQAFERGYAPTEVYVSFKTNPVPQVLGLLYAEGIGAEVVSAFELWLAGELGIPTARTVVNGPGKRPEFIDRCAATGVRLFNVDSLGEVDRVGEAAARHGRELRLGCRVRPTRGWKNQFGLEPAQVLVAASRIRQHPLLRFEALQVQVGSNLADARSYVEAIRDLAALASQLRREAGVTLSTLDLGGGFGVPSVERMTRWEAAYSFLIPGETPHFLRTPPVQPIDAVAGIIGEALRKEFSAHSLPLPTLVVEPGRALLGEAQTLLIEVLDVKTFEGSTYAITTCGPSTGARPLLGERHPISLLGEPRARRRRYTLAGPLCTPADVFAEGVELPELKVGDVLAIAGAGAYFLSYESAWAFPRSAVVMVDAQGEARLIRRPESFEEMVARDLPGRSKP is encoded by the coding sequence ATGACCCCCATTGATGGGCTCGCGCTCGCGCGGGAGTTCGGGACGCCGCTGCACGTCATCGACCGCGAGGCGCTCCTCCAGAATGCCCGCACCCTGAAGCAGGCCTTCGAGCGCGGCTACGCGCCGACGGAGGTCTACGTCTCCTTCAAGACCAACCCCGTCCCCCAGGTGCTGGGGCTCCTGTACGCGGAGGGCATTGGCGCGGAGGTGGTCTCCGCGTTCGAGCTGTGGCTCGCCGGGGAGCTGGGCATCCCGACGGCACGAACCGTGGTCAACGGTCCCGGCAAGCGGCCGGAGTTCATCGACCGCTGCGCGGCCACGGGCGTCCGGTTGTTCAACGTGGACTCGCTCGGTGAAGTCGACCGGGTGGGGGAGGCCGCCGCCCGGCATGGCCGCGAGCTGCGGCTGGGGTGCAGGGTCCGCCCGACGCGGGGCTGGAAGAATCAGTTCGGCCTGGAGCCGGCGCAGGTGCTGGTCGCGGCGTCGCGGATCCGCCAGCACCCGCTGCTGCGCTTCGAGGCGCTCCAGGTGCAGGTGGGGAGCAACCTCGCGGATGCGCGCTCCTACGTGGAGGCCATCCGGGACCTGGCGGCGCTCGCGTCCCAGCTGCGGCGCGAGGCTGGCGTCACGCTGTCCACGCTGGACCTGGGCGGCGGCTTCGGCGTGCCCTCCGTGGAGCGCATGACGCGCTGGGAGGCGGCCTACAGCTTCCTCATCCCGGGTGAGACGCCCCACTTCCTGCGGACGCCGCCGGTCCAGCCCATCGACGCCGTGGCGGGAATCATCGGTGAGGCCCTGCGCAAGGAGTTCAGCGCCCACTCCCTGCCCCTGCCGACCCTCGTCGTCGAGCCGGGGCGCGCGTTGCTGGGCGAGGCGCAGACGCTGCTCATCGAGGTCCTGGACGTGAAGACGTTCGAGGGCAGCACCTACGCCATCACGACCTGCGGCCCTTCGACGGGGGCCCGTCCGCTGCTGGGCGAGCGTCATCCCATCTCGCTGCTCGGGGAGCCCCGGGCCCGCCGCCGCCGCTACACCCTGGCGGGCCCCCTCTGCACGCCGGCCGACGTGTTCGCGGAAGGCGTGGAGCTGCCCGAGCTGAAGGTAGGCGACGTGCTGGCGATCGCGGGGGCCGGGGCCTACTTCCTCTCGTATGAGAGCGCCTGGGCCTTCCCCCGCTCCGCCGTCGTCATGGTCGATGCGCAGGGCGAGGCCCGGTTGATTCGCAGGCCCGAGTCCTTCGAGGAGATGGTGGCGCGCGACCTTCCGGGTCGCTCGAAGCCATGA
- a CDS encoding trypsin-like serine protease gives MRGWATASVMSLLVIGCGPQASEEQAPKEEAPAAATQEIVGGSATTIAANPWQVSLQSSSGSHFCGGTILNENWILTAQHCVNSGSSISKPGRVVAGVTSRTATTGQVRTVAQVVVVPGYVDANVGKDAALLRLTSPLDLSGANAKAIPIVTAADAAAGVTGEGVIARVTGWGSLSSGSSSLPTTLQTVDVALMTNAQAQAKYPSEVISADQLAAASPGKDSCQGDSGGPLTVMKGSTRVLAGIVSWGYGCADSRYPGMYGRVSSFESWINSTINGTTPPPGTTLLEKTGLSGARDAFVHHAITVPAGATTLTVVQSGGTGDADLYVRQGSQPTTSAYNCRPYASGNAETCTLNNPAAGTWYVSVRGYSAFSGVSVKATVP, from the coding sequence ATGCGTGGCTGGGCTACCGCGAGCGTGATGTCGCTGCTGGTCATCGGTTGCGGGCCGCAGGCGAGTGAGGAGCAGGCCCCGAAGGAGGAGGCCCCCGCCGCCGCCACGCAGGAGATCGTCGGCGGCTCGGCGACGACCATCGCGGCGAACCCGTGGCAGGTGTCCCTGCAGAGCAGCAGCGGCAGCCACTTCTGCGGCGGTACCATCCTCAATGAGAACTGGATCCTGACCGCGCAGCACTGCGTGAACTCGGGCAGCAGCATCAGCAAGCCGGGCCGCGTCGTCGCGGGCGTCACCAGCCGCACCGCCACCACCGGCCAGGTCCGCACGGTCGCCCAGGTCGTCGTGGTCCCGGGCTACGTGGACGCCAACGTGGGCAAGGACGCGGCGCTGCTGCGGCTGACCTCGCCGCTGGACCTGAGCGGCGCGAACGCGAAGGCCATCCCCATCGTCACGGCGGCGGACGCCGCCGCGGGCGTGACGGGCGAGGGCGTCATCGCGCGCGTCACGGGCTGGGGCTCGCTGAGCAGCGGCTCCTCGTCGCTGCCGACCACGCTCCAGACGGTCGACGTGGCGCTGATGACCAACGCCCAGGCGCAGGCGAAGTACCCCAGCGAGGTCATCTCCGCGGACCAGCTGGCCGCGGCCTCTCCGGGCAAGGACTCCTGCCAGGGTGACAGCGGCGGTCCCCTCACCGTCATGAAGGGCAGCACCCGCGTCCTCGCGGGCATCGTGAGCTGGGGCTACGGCTGCGCGGACTCGCGCTACCCGGGCATGTACGGCCGCGTGTCGTCCTTCGAGTCGTGGATCAACAGCACCATCAACGGCACGACGCCTCCTCCGGGCACGACGCTGCTGGAAAAGACGGGCCTGTCCGGCGCGAGAGACGCCTTCGTGCACCACGCCATCACCGTTCCCGCCGGCGCCACCACGCTGACCGTGGTGCAGTCGGGTGGCACGGGCGACGCGGACCTCTACGTGCGCCAGGGCTCGCAGCCCACCACCAGCGCCTACAACTGCCGTCCGTACGCGAGCGGCAACGCGGAGACGTGCACCCTGAACAACCCCGCCGCGGGCACCTGGTACGTCTCCGTGCGCGGCTACAGCGCGTTCTCGGGCGTGTCCGTCAAGGCCACCGTTCCGTAG
- a CDS encoding ferrichrome ABC transporter substrate-binding protein, whose translation MSRRSQLFLLLVVSVLLHAALFAALSRIPPPERRAVATRPIEWEVVPPAERPVPPPPAQPPEPTNPAPSRRAERPRPSPPPPLAQGPTQRAEPPTSPEEAPAGSAERPSGADAPVVSPPLARDVPRAPPDLMPPGLMGGGLLKGPPSTGRTLRNDPGEAPDPKALVEREAAEVRQRVDGWARDAAATARASGGAVHPYFATLQKGFAKQLVGPPPLDMKRLASRKKREQVDAIQRFGKTGSPMAPESRDLRLETRNRMQAAVEAGRAANMYMVDVTAPVLALAAIVEVRQARDGKLLDLKVLEGSGDPKFDVWAVSQLKEALAVADPPREGARGAGLHEDGMSSRWRLEEYLGNPRVQIHLIGVY comes from the coding sequence GTGTCGCGCCGCTCCCAGCTGTTCCTCCTGCTCGTGGTGTCGGTGCTGCTGCACGCGGCGCTGTTCGCCGCGCTGTCGCGCATCCCGCCCCCGGAGCGGCGCGCGGTGGCCACGAGGCCCATTGAATGGGAGGTCGTGCCTCCGGCGGAGCGGCCGGTGCCTCCTCCTCCCGCTCAGCCGCCCGAGCCCACGAACCCAGCGCCGTCCCGGCGGGCGGAGCGACCGCGGCCTTCCCCTCCACCCCCGTTGGCGCAGGGGCCCACCCAGCGCGCGGAGCCGCCCACGTCGCCGGAGGAGGCTCCGGCTGGCTCCGCGGAGCGACCGTCGGGGGCGGATGCGCCGGTGGTTTCCCCGCCGCTGGCCCGGGATGTTCCCCGTGCCCCGCCGGACCTCATGCCTCCAGGCCTCATGGGGGGCGGGCTCCTGAAGGGGCCTCCTTCGACGGGGCGCACCCTTCGCAACGACCCCGGTGAGGCTCCCGACCCGAAGGCGCTGGTGGAGCGTGAGGCGGCGGAGGTGCGTCAGCGGGTGGACGGCTGGGCCAGGGATGCGGCCGCGACGGCGCGGGCCTCGGGCGGCGCGGTGCACCCGTACTTCGCGACCCTCCAGAAGGGCTTCGCGAAGCAGTTGGTGGGGCCTCCGCCGCTGGACATGAAGCGGCTCGCCTCGCGGAAGAAGCGCGAACAGGTGGACGCCATCCAGCGCTTCGGGAAGACGGGCAGCCCCATGGCCCCCGAGTCCCGGGACCTGCGCCTCGAAACGCGCAACCGCATGCAGGCGGCCGTGGAGGCCGGGCGCGCGGCGAACATGTACATGGTGGACGTCACCGCGCCGGTGCTCGCGCTCGCCGCCATCGTGGAGGTCCGGCAGGCGCGCGACGGCAAGCTGCTGGACCTCAAGGTGCTGGAGGGCTCAGGCGATCCGAAGTTCGACGTCTGGGCCGTGTCCCAGCTCAAGGAGGCGCTCGCCGTGGCCGACCCGCCACGGGAAGGTGCCCGGGGCGCGGGCCTCCACGAGGATGGGATGTCCAGCCGGTGGCGGCTGGAGGAGTACCTGGGCAACCCCCGCGTGCAGATCCACCTGATTGGCGTCTACTGA
- a CDS encoding CBM96 family carbohydrate-binding protein, producing the protein MRTDTRRMTQGLGIRWWLLTGLALTFAGCGAEREEEALPQGAQRQALTTLTATEDAYVHEANASSNYGSAASLFLKTDTGASRYAFVKFKLTGIAGVTSALLRVHGSASSNTTLQAFQTADGWTESSLTWSNQPAAGSLVGSVALGTAAMDHALDVTAYVNAQAAGDGTVSFVLRETVGKYTTLVSSEGSATGPRLELIPSGGGTGDTQAPTVPMNLTATGVSSSQINLGWSASSDNVGVTGYALHRNNVFLKNVSGTSTSDTGLSASTPYSYAVQALDAAGNASGSSVTVTATTLSGGGTSSCANALASTAAIQAALKTAGPGTVILLAPGTYVGNRSTSGDPGGQGLFYSGQSGTPANPIVLKSCDPSNPATLKGSSVKDGSYGLHLTGDSWQVRDLRVTTAQKGIIIDNGHHNLLHTVEVHSVGDEAIHFRDGSSYNTLEASLIHDTGLYQAKYGEGAYVGSDVSSPYEHVVVGNVIRTTVFAGGITAEHIDIKEGADGTRVEGCTFQGAGISGENSADSFVDVKGVNTLVRNNRGYRQGNPKVLDAFQVRTHGTGYATGENNAFFGNVVDLDDSPGYVVFATSATTGTTASNDVRTGGGNLYSSNVND; encoded by the coding sequence ATGCGCACGGACACGCGGAGAATGACGCAGGGGCTTGGGATCCGGTGGTGGCTGCTCACGGGACTGGCGCTGACGTTCGCGGGCTGCGGGGCGGAGCGGGAAGAGGAGGCCCTTCCCCAGGGCGCGCAGCGGCAGGCGCTCACGACGTTGACGGCGACGGAGGACGCCTACGTCCATGAGGCCAATGCCAGCTCCAATTACGGCTCGGCCGCCTCGTTGTTCCTCAAGACAGACACGGGGGCGAGCCGGTATGCCTTCGTGAAGTTCAAGCTGACAGGGATTGCCGGTGTCACGAGCGCCCTGCTGCGGGTCCACGGAAGCGCGTCCTCGAACACGACGCTCCAGGCCTTCCAGACCGCGGATGGCTGGACGGAGTCCTCCCTCACCTGGAGCAACCAACCCGCCGCGGGCAGCCTCGTGGGCTCCGTGGCGCTCGGCACGGCCGCCATGGACCATGCGCTCGACGTCACGGCCTACGTGAACGCGCAGGCGGCCGGGGACGGAACGGTGTCCTTCGTACTGCGGGAGACCGTGGGCAAGTACACCACGCTGGTCAGCAGCGAGGGCAGCGCGACCGGGCCCCGCCTGGAGCTCATCCCCAGCGGAGGGGGCACGGGCGACACGCAGGCGCCGACGGTGCCCATGAACCTGACGGCCACCGGGGTCTCCAGCAGTCAGATCAACCTGGGCTGGAGCGCGTCCTCCGACAACGTGGGCGTCACCGGCTATGCGCTCCATCGAAACAACGTGTTCCTGAAGAACGTCAGCGGCACGTCCACCAGCGACACCGGCCTCTCCGCGTCCACGCCCTACAGCTACGCGGTCCAGGCGCTGGACGCGGCGGGCAATGCGTCCGGCAGCAGTGTCACCGTCACCGCGACGACCCTGAGCGGCGGCGGGACGTCCTCGTGCGCGAATGCCCTGGCCTCGACCGCCGCCATCCAGGCGGCCCTGAAGACCGCGGGCCCCGGCACCGTCATCCTCCTCGCACCCGGCACCTACGTCGGCAACCGCTCCACCAGCGGTGACCCCGGCGGCCAGGGCCTGTTCTATTCGGGCCAGAGCGGCACGCCCGCCAACCCCATCGTCCTGAAGAGCTGTGACCCCAGCAACCCGGCCACCCTCAAGGGCAGCTCGGTCAAGGATGGCTCCTATGGGCTGCACCTGACGGGCGACTCCTGGCAGGTCCGCGACCTGCGCGTCACCACCGCGCAGAAGGGCATCATCATCGACAACGGCCATCACAACCTGCTGCACACCGTGGAGGTCCACTCCGTGGGTGACGAGGCGATCCACTTCCGGGACGGCAGCTCCTACAACACGCTGGAGGCCTCCCTGATCCACGACACGGGCCTGTATCAGGCGAAGTACGGCGAGGGCGCCTACGTCGGCTCCGACGTCAGCAGCCCGTACGAGCACGTCGTGGTGGGCAACGTCATCCGGACCACGGTGTTCGCCGGGGGCATCACCGCGGAGCACATCGACATCAAGGAGGGCGCGGACGGCACGCGGGTGGAGGGCTGCACCTTCCAGGGCGCGGGCATCTCTGGAGAGAACAGCGCCGACAGCTTCGTGGACGTCAAGGGCGTCAACACCCTGGTGCGGAACAACCGGGGCTACCGCCAGGGCAATCCCAAGGTCCTGGATGCCTTCCAGGTCCGCACGCACGGCACCGGTTACGCGACGGGTGAGAACAACGCCTTCTTTGGCAACGTCGTCGACCTGGACGACTCCCCCGGCTACGTCGTGTTCGCCACCAGCGCCACGACGGGCACCACCGCGAGCAATGACGTCCGCACGGGCGGCGGCAACCTGTACAGCAGCAACGTGAACGACTGA
- a CDS encoding GNAT family N-acetyltransferase, translating to MFDILPVQTTAERGRYVAVRNQIHPDTPISLEEHFSDSRQDDRIDLLAVRDGAPVGTATARRYHDNRDAQVAFVSVRVLRPHRRHGVGSALFAAVSEHAARIGRTGLYTLVRRDDADSQAFLFKRGFDEALRVEEVALVLEQARVEASVPQGVRLVPLAPALDAVVHPVATAIDPDIPSAEPVAALPLEAWRRRMFGPGARRDLSFVAFAGEEVVGYALLSESGPGVAEHLITGVRRDWRRRGVGQALKTAQLRGAQAAGFREIHAEVESENAAMRRLYARLGYTPRLTWLHLRGPLVRARGDARS from the coding sequence ATGTTCGACATCCTCCCGGTCCAGACGACCGCCGAGCGCGGCCGGTACGTGGCCGTCCGCAACCAGATCCACCCCGACACGCCCATCTCGCTGGAGGAGCACTTCTCCGACTCGCGTCAGGACGACCGCATCGACCTGCTCGCGGTGCGGGACGGAGCCCCCGTGGGGACGGCCACCGCCCGGCGCTACCACGACAACCGCGACGCCCAGGTCGCCTTCGTGAGCGTCCGCGTGTTGAGGCCGCACCGCCGCCACGGCGTCGGCTCGGCGCTGTTCGCCGCCGTGTCGGAGCACGCGGCGCGGATTGGCCGGACCGGGCTCTACACCCTCGTGCGACGCGATGACGCCGACTCCCAGGCCTTCCTTTTCAAGCGCGGCTTCGATGAGGCGCTCCGCGTGGAGGAGGTGGCGCTCGTGCTCGAACAGGCGCGGGTGGAGGCCTCCGTTCCGCAAGGCGTGCGGCTGGTGCCCCTGGCTCCGGCGCTGGACGCCGTCGTGCACCCGGTCGCCACGGCCATCGACCCGGACATCCCGAGCGCGGAGCCCGTCGCGGCGCTCCCGCTGGAAGCCTGGCGGCGGCGGATGTTCGGTCCCGGCGCGCGGCGCGACCTGTCCTTCGTCGCGTTCGCGGGCGAGGAGGTGGTCGGCTACGCGCTCCTGTCCGAGTCCGGGCCCGGCGTCGCCGAGCACCTCATCACCGGCGTGCGGCGGGACTGGCGACGGCGCGGCGTGGGACAGGCGCTCAAGACCGCGCAGCTCCGGGGCGCACAGGCGGCCGGGTTCCGGGAGATCCACGCGGAGGTGGAGTCGGAGAATGCCGCCATGCGGCGGCTGTACGCGCGGCTGGGCTACACGCCGCGATTGACGTGGTTGCACCTGCGCGGCCCCCTGGTGCGCGCGCGAGGAGACGCTCGCTCATGA